In Luteolibacter yonseiensis, a single window of DNA contains:
- a CDS encoding helix-turn-helix domain-containing protein has product MINADKDFEQTLFEKLHRSELFLTYQHAFRNATGLPLRLVDSDTNNFCLDDESVNRSGFCEKLHLCKMPCSACVDINHRLMTEALVNGPSTCHCFAGMAATAVPVRHGPRLIAFLKTGQVFTSVPAPKAFDELSKVLSRQGIAADDMESLKTAYLQTRAVEPERYQSMVFLLATFAEQLGKHVDKIALATEGAEPTAVARARKLIETSLADPLPLAVVARHAGLSESHFCRIFKEFTGLTLTDYINRRRIEWAKSELLKPEVRISEIAFQVGYQSLSQFNRSFARFTGSSPTGFRRRECVSLQRAD; this is encoded by the coding sequence ATGATCAACGCGGACAAAGACTTCGAACAAACTCTGTTTGAAAAGCTCCATCGTTCGGAGCTTTTCCTCACCTACCAGCATGCGTTCAGAAATGCCACCGGCCTGCCCCTGCGTCTGGTCGACAGCGATACGAACAATTTTTGTCTCGACGACGAATCCGTGAACCGCAGCGGGTTCTGCGAGAAGCTCCATCTCTGCAAGATGCCCTGCAGCGCGTGCGTCGATATCAACCACCGCCTGATGACCGAAGCGTTGGTGAACGGTCCCTCCACCTGCCACTGCTTCGCCGGGATGGCCGCCACCGCCGTGCCGGTCCGCCACGGCCCCAGGCTCATCGCCTTTCTGAAAACCGGGCAGGTCTTCACCAGCGTGCCCGCCCCCAAGGCTTTTGACGAACTCTCCAAAGTCCTGAGCCGCCAGGGAATCGCCGCGGATGACATGGAGTCCCTGAAAACCGCCTACCTGCAGACCCGCGCGGTGGAGCCGGAGCGTTATCAAAGCATGGTCTTCCTGCTCGCCACCTTCGCCGAGCAACTTGGCAAACACGTGGACAAGATCGCGCTCGCCACCGAAGGGGCCGAACCCACCGCCGTCGCCCGTGCGAGGAAGCTGATCGAAACCTCGCTGGCGGATCCCCTGCCGCTCGCGGTCGTCGCCCGCCACGCCGGACTGAGCGAGTCTCACTTCTGCCGGATTTTCAAGGAATTCACCGGTCTGACACTCACCGACTACATCAACCGCCGCCGCATCGAATGGGCGAAAAGCGAACTCCTCAAACCGGAGGTCCGCATTTCCGAAATCGCCTTCCAGGTCGGGTATCAGTCGCTGTCGCAGTTCAACCGCAGCTTCGCCCGCTTTACCGGCAGCTCTCCCACCGGGTTCCGGAGAAGGGAGTGCGTGTCACTCCAGAGGGCGGATTGA
- the ccoN gene encoding cytochrome-c oxidase, cbb3-type subunit I, giving the protein MPTTSITYDDKTVRRFMTASIFWGIIGMLVGVLAATQLSWWQMNGKFLEMLSFGLLKSEGLSYITFGRIRPLHTNAVIFAFVGNMVFAGVYYSTQRLCRVRTASDWLSRIHFWGWQLIIVGAAVTLPAGLTRGKEYAELIWPLNIGVVVIWVIFGVNFFWTLAKRNERSLYVSLWFYIATIVTIAMLYVVNHLSLPTSLVHSYPIFGGVQDGLVQWWYGHNAVAFFLTTPILGIMYYFLPKAADRPVYSYRLSIIHFWALVFIYIWAGPHHLLNTSLPQWLQTLGMLFSLMLWAPSWAGMLNGLLTLRGAWDKLRTDPVIKFFATAVTFYGMATFEGPLLSIRAVNALSHYTDWTIGHVHSGALGWNGFMAAGMFYWLAPRLWKTKLWSTTLANMHFWIGLVGILLYVAAMWVAGITQGLMLSETNPGGATLKYEFVETLRSINIHYALRAFGGTLYLVGFLLGAVNIYMTARSGKATDDTVEVEIMVTGKKHRMTLKEAFSGDPVIYLVLSHLFMVLWFFLPPHADKAALLVAIGLGIKGVIVFRANPGSWATYFSRLIENHLPFTILIFITAAVGGVVQIIPSLLVNRAANVEDRVQEIYTPLELAGRDIYVAEGCYNCHSQMIRTLVPDVLRYGPGPTEGYSRLGESIYDHPYQWGSKRTGPDLSREGGALVTGSTVMRLGKRDNLWHFNHLIDPRQTSPGSNMPPYAFLFEAKADVKSLPGKIAAQSTLGVPWPAMTKDAIEQSARDQGFEIATALVKAGAFLPGKPDLSPELLRRELAETEGVALIAYLQKIGAYHTVGKPALKPAPALDPDATRATTR; this is encoded by the coding sequence ATGCCCACCACCTCCATCACCTACGACGACAAAACCGTACGGCGGTTCATGACCGCATCAATCTTCTGGGGCATCATCGGCATGCTGGTGGGAGTGCTCGCCGCGACCCAGCTGTCGTGGTGGCAGATGAACGGCAAATTTTTGGAAATGCTCAGCTTCGGCCTGTTGAAATCCGAGGGTCTGTCCTACATCACCTTCGGCCGCATCCGGCCCCTGCATACGAACGCGGTGATTTTCGCCTTCGTCGGAAACATGGTTTTCGCCGGCGTCTATTACTCCACCCAGCGGCTCTGCCGGGTGCGGACGGCTTCTGACTGGCTTTCCCGCATCCACTTCTGGGGCTGGCAGCTGATCATCGTGGGGGCGGCCGTCACCCTGCCCGCGGGCCTCACCCGAGGCAAGGAGTACGCCGAGCTGATCTGGCCGTTGAACATCGGCGTCGTGGTCATCTGGGTGATTTTCGGAGTGAACTTCTTCTGGACACTGGCGAAACGGAACGAGCGCAGCCTCTACGTTTCGCTGTGGTTCTACATCGCCACCATCGTCACCATCGCGATGCTGTATGTGGTCAACCACCTGTCGCTGCCCACCTCGCTGGTGCATTCCTACCCGATCTTCGGCGGCGTCCAGGACGGGTTGGTGCAATGGTGGTACGGCCACAACGCCGTCGCCTTCTTCCTCACCACGCCGATCCTCGGGATCATGTATTATTTCCTGCCGAAGGCGGCGGACCGCCCGGTGTATTCCTACCGGCTTTCCATCATCCACTTCTGGGCGCTGGTCTTCATCTATATCTGGGCGGGTCCCCACCACCTGCTGAACACCTCCCTGCCACAATGGCTGCAGACATTGGGAATGCTGTTCTCCCTCATGCTGTGGGCTCCCTCATGGGCGGGCATGCTCAACGGACTGCTGACATTGCGCGGCGCATGGGACAAGCTGCGCACCGACCCGGTCATCAAATTCTTCGCCACCGCGGTGACATTCTACGGCATGGCGACCTTCGAGGGCCCGCTGCTTTCCATCCGCGCGGTGAACGCCCTGTCCCATTACACGGACTGGACCATCGGCCACGTTCATTCCGGAGCGCTCGGCTGGAACGGATTCATGGCGGCGGGCATGTTCTACTGGCTCGCACCGCGCCTGTGGAAAACGAAACTCTGGTCCACCACGCTGGCGAACATGCATTTCTGGATCGGCCTGGTGGGCATCCTGCTCTACGTCGCCGCGATGTGGGTGGCGGGCATCACCCAGGGGCTGATGCTCAGCGAAACGAATCCCGGCGGCGCCACCCTGAAGTATGAATTCGTCGAGACGCTGCGCTCCATCAACATCCACTACGCCCTCCGGGCGTTCGGCGGCACGCTTTACCTTGTCGGCTTCCTGCTTGGTGCGGTGAACATCTACATGACCGCCCGCAGCGGAAAGGCCACGGACGACACTGTGGAGGTGGAAATCATGGTCACCGGGAAAAAGCACCGCATGACACTCAAGGAAGCGTTTTCCGGAGACCCGGTGATCTACCTCGTATTGTCGCACCTTTTCATGGTCCTGTGGTTCTTCCTGCCCCCGCACGCGGACAAGGCGGCGCTGCTGGTCGCGATCGGCCTGGGAATCAAGGGCGTCATCGTCTTCCGTGCGAATCCGGGAAGCTGGGCGACCTACTTCTCCCGCCTTATCGAGAACCACCTCCCCTTCACCATTCTCATCTTCATCACCGCGGCGGTTGGCGGCGTGGTGCAGATCATCCCTTCACTGCTCGTGAACCGCGCGGCGAACGTGGAGGACCGCGTGCAGGAAATCTATACCCCGCTCGAGCTCGCCGGCCGCGACATCTATGTGGCGGAGGGTTGCTACAACTGCCACTCGCAGATGATCCGCACGCTGGTCCCCGACGTCCTGCGCTACGGACCCGGGCCGACCGAAGGATACAGCCGCCTCGGCGAGTCCATCTACGACCACCCTTACCAATGGGGTTCCAAGCGCACCGGGCCGGACCTCTCCCGCGAGGGCGGAGCACTGGTGACCGGCTCCACCGTCATGCGTCTCGGAAAGCGCGACAACCTGTGGCACTTCAACCATCTCATCGATCCCCGCCAGACCTCGCCCGGTTCGAACATGCCTCCTTACGCGTTCCTTTTCGAGGCCAAGGCCGATGTGAAATCGCTGCCAGGAAAAATCGCCGCACAATCCACACTGGGAGTGCCATGGCCCGCGATGACCAAGGATGCGATCGAACAAAGCGCCCGCGACCAGGGATTCGAGATCGCCACCGCGCTGGTCAAGGCGGGAGCCTTCCTCCCCGGCAAACCGGATCTCTCTCCCGAGCTCCTGCGCCGCGAGCTCGCGGAAACCGAAGGCGTGGCGCTCATCGCCTACCTGCAGAAGATCGGAGCCTACCACACCGTCGGGAAACCCGCGCTGAAACCAGCCCCCGCCCTCGATCCGGACGCCACCCGTGCCACCACCCGCTAA
- the ccoG gene encoding cytochrome c oxidase accessory protein CcoG, translating to MPVTRTSLKRPNLVSVTTINADGSHHVLHPADVRGKFTRARRAFAGLLIAVYVALPWLTVNGAPAVLFDIERRRFHFFGLTLLAQDLWVLFFLISGLGFLLFFITAILGRLWCGWACPYTVFLDHVFRRIERWTDGDASARRRLAAAPFTASKITRRAVKHALFILVSTLLAHVFLSYFVPLPRLYQFMLHSPLANAGAFGTVALLTGALFYCFGFFREQFCIILCPYGRIQSALTDEDTVVIGYDAKRGEPRGKATNPNAGSCVDCTRCVQVCPTGIDIRNGLQMECIGCAACIDACDDIMIKLKRPTGLVRYDSTRGLAGKKRRIIRPRILVYLLLGFLGLVALGAVAFQRAKPVFAEVSRMRGPSFYTDASTIRNHYQLRLVNKRNQTVRMKITLENPPAGFTTSGAGETVSLDALGEISRPLVILQGRQSYKGPSEITILIHAEPGDSTIRQSLKFLGPNPQSLK from the coding sequence GTGCCTGTCACCCGCACATCACTGAAACGCCCGAACCTGGTTTCCGTCACCACCATCAATGCGGACGGCTCGCACCACGTGCTCCATCCGGCGGATGTGCGGGGGAAATTCACCAGAGCCCGGAGAGCGTTCGCCGGCCTGCTCATCGCCGTTTATGTCGCCCTGCCATGGCTGACGGTGAACGGAGCGCCCGCGGTGCTCTTCGACATCGAGCGTCGGCGCTTCCACTTTTTCGGACTCACCCTGCTGGCTCAGGATCTATGGGTGCTGTTCTTCCTGATCAGCGGACTGGGATTCCTCCTGTTTTTCATCACCGCCATCCTCGGCCGCCTCTGGTGCGGCTGGGCCTGTCCCTACACGGTGTTTCTGGATCATGTTTTCCGCCGCATCGAACGCTGGACGGACGGCGACGCAAGCGCCCGCCGCCGGTTGGCCGCCGCCCCTTTCACCGCCTCCAAGATCACCCGCCGCGCCGTCAAGCACGCGCTTTTCATCCTCGTTTCCACCCTTCTCGCCCATGTGTTCCTCTCCTACTTCGTCCCGCTGCCCCGGTTGTACCAATTCATGCTGCACAGCCCCCTCGCCAACGCCGGAGCCTTCGGCACCGTCGCCCTGCTCACCGGAGCCTTGTTCTACTGCTTCGGATTCTTCCGCGAGCAGTTCTGCATCATCCTCTGTCCCTACGGACGCATCCAGTCCGCGCTGACCGACGAGGATACCGTCGTCATCGGCTACGACGCGAAGCGCGGCGAACCACGGGGAAAAGCCACCAATCCGAACGCGGGATCGTGCGTGGATTGCACCCGCTGCGTGCAGGTCTGCCCGACCGGTATCGACATCCGGAACGGCCTGCAGATGGAGTGCATCGGCTGTGCGGCATGCATCGATGCCTGCGACGACATCATGATCAAGCTCAAGCGCCCGACCGGCCTCGTGCGTTACGATTCCACCCGCGGCCTGGCCGGGAAAAAACGCCGCATCATCCGCCCCCGCATCCTGGTCTATCTCCTGCTCGGCTTCCTCGGATTGGTCGCTCTCGGAGCCGTGGCGTTCCAGCGTGCGAAACCGGTTTTCGCGGAGGTTTCTCGGATGCGCGGCCCGTCGTTCTACACCGACGCCTCGACCATCCGGAACCACTACCAACTGCGCCTCGTCAACAAGCGCAACCAGACGGTGCGGATGAAGATCACCCTGGAGAATCCTCCGGCAGGATTCACCACCAGCGGAGCGGGCGAGACGGTGTCGCTCGATGCATTGGGAGAAATCAGCCGGCCGCTGGTCATCCTGCAAGGTCGTCAAAGCTACAAGGGCCCTTCCGAAATCACCATCCTGATCCACGCGGAACCCGGCGATTCCACCATCCGCCAGAGTCTGAAATTCCTCGGTCCCAATCCACAATCCCTGAAATGA
- a CDS encoding autotransporter-associated beta strand repeat-containing protein: MKPHAFTILCLLAFAARARSQITVERVFQVNQNVPDNGHYLDVRNFDSGFATITDVDVGLELEGAAGNSMRLGDYYVSLTHGTASEEERVAVLLNRPRMTDTALFGSPLSSANIIFDDSGGAQNVFNIATATGTYQADGRLGVDPYAPPVPYNPGDVTHGLAALNGNVVGETWHLLIADTRQGAAGRLTRWTLRTTGTSAETGLVDPGAGGAIADDITAPAGQRDLKAVLAVSGSGNDGITARISERLVLSGGLSGSGQLFKTGAGTLSVGGTSAGGGGPAAFTGSIVVNAGELEVASGSAFGVGTMVSLAGSNVTLRLATEDVIVSNMVISGGTTATIRGEGTLAGNISGLGGIRKLDGGDVILTGENTYSGPTMVEAGSLVVNGGLASSVEVGLNARLEGSGEISGDVLISGEISPGNSLGSHIGSLGVGDLVLDSGSTFTYAMNTTTLHGSLIHSEGGLGIEWGASLVFSGDLSALAAYGSKLTLISYVDGWDGGLFSVDGTPVTDGGVLAIGGNSWLFNYADSSGGGNFASDQGGATKFVTITSVPEPGILLIFNLALVGWLARRRR; encoded by the coding sequence ATGAAACCCCACGCGTTCACGATCCTGTGCCTTCTGGCGTTTGCCGCCAGGGCACGCTCGCAGATCACCGTGGAGCGTGTGTTTCAAGTGAACCAGAATGTCCCTGACAACGGCCATTATCTGGACGTGAGGAACTTCGACAGCGGTTTCGCCACGATCACGGACGTGGATGTGGGACTCGAGCTGGAAGGGGCCGCCGGAAATTCGATGCGATTGGGCGACTATTACGTTTCACTCACGCACGGCACGGCTTCCGAGGAAGAGCGCGTCGCGGTCCTGTTGAACCGTCCGCGTATGACGGACACCGCTCTGTTCGGAAGCCCTCTGTCATCTGCCAACATCATTTTCGATGATTCGGGCGGGGCGCAGAATGTTTTCAATATCGCGACCGCCACCGGCACCTATCAGGCCGACGGCAGGCTCGGTGTGGATCCATACGCGCCGCCCGTCCCCTACAATCCAGGCGATGTGACCCACGGGCTGGCGGCGTTGAATGGAAATGTGGTGGGAGAAACCTGGCACCTGCTGATCGCCGATACGCGCCAGGGGGCGGCGGGACGACTCACCAGATGGACGCTGCGCACCACCGGCACCTCCGCTGAAACCGGCCTGGTGGATCCCGGAGCGGGTGGAGCGATCGCGGACGATATCACCGCGCCAGCGGGCCAGCGTGATCTGAAGGCGGTTCTGGCGGTATCCGGCAGCGGGAATGACGGGATCACCGCCAGGATTTCCGAACGGCTGGTCCTCAGTGGCGGCCTTTCTGGATCCGGCCAGCTCTTCAAGACCGGAGCGGGCACCTTGAGTGTGGGTGGAACATCGGCAGGTGGTGGCGGACCGGCTGCTTTCACCGGCTCCATCGTCGTGAATGCGGGTGAACTGGAGGTTGCCAGCGGATCCGCCTTCGGAGTGGGGACGATGGTGTCGCTCGCCGGTTCCAACGTCACCCTCCGGCTCGCGACGGAGGATGTCATTGTCAGCAATATGGTCATCAGCGGTGGAACGACGGCCACGATCCGTGGCGAGGGAACGCTGGCGGGAAATATCAGCGGTCTGGGAGGCATACGCAAACTCGATGGAGGCGATGTCATCCTGACCGGTGAAAACACCTATTCCGGGCCCACCATGGTCGAGGCCGGTTCCCTTGTCGTTAATGGTGGCCTCGCTTCCTCGGTTGAAGTCGGTCTGAATGCGAGATTGGAGGGGAGCGGAGAGATTTCCGGCGATGTGTTGATCTCCGGCGAGATTTCTCCAGGGAATTCCCTCGGATCCCACATCGGCAGTCTCGGCGTGGGTGATCTGGTCTTGGACAGCGGCTCCACCTTCACCTATGCGATGAACACCACGACGTTGCATGGCAGCCTCATTCATTCGGAAGGAGGACTCGGCATCGAATGGGGGGCGTCGCTGGTATTCAGCGGTGATCTCTCCGCACTCGCCGCCTATGGTTCCAAGCTGACGCTGATCAGTTACGTCGACGGCTGGGATGGAGGATTGTTCTCGGTGGACGGGACACCGGTCACGGATGGCGGTGTTCTCGCCATAGGCGGGAATTCATGGCTCTTCAACTACGCGGACAGCTCGGGTGGCGGGAACTTTGCCAGCGATCAGGGGGGCGCGACGAAATTCGTCACCATCACCTCCGTTCCGGAGCCCGGTATCCTGCTGATTTTCAATCTGGCACTGGTCGGCTGGTTGGCGCGCCGCAGGCGTTGA
- a CDS encoding cbb3-type cytochrome c oxidase N-terminal domain-containing protein, producing MNPNDSKNPEGGPPVAEYASKSQEVVLRSHEYDGIQEYDQLMPNWWLAIFFGSILFFVGYWVFYYNFGLFESDQEAIGKQIQVIEKAKAAALEEMLGKLNDDALVGTWATDPAAVAAGKQTFLGNCIACHGENLSARIDAGGGQFVPLPGLPLNDGEWKYGAKPMDIFRLINNGTPADSAGHNGAKMAAWGQILPPMQIAQLTAYLIHENPKDFAKGE from the coding sequence ATGAACCCCAACGATTCAAAAAATCCGGAAGGAGGACCTCCCGTCGCCGAGTATGCCTCCAAATCACAGGAGGTCGTGCTCCGGAGCCACGAATACGACGGCATCCAGGAATACGACCAACTCATGCCGAACTGGTGGCTGGCGATCTTCTTCGGCTCCATCCTCTTCTTTGTGGGCTACTGGGTGTTCTACTACAATTTCGGCCTTTTCGAAAGCGATCAGGAAGCCATCGGCAAGCAGATCCAGGTCATCGAAAAAGCCAAAGCCGCCGCTCTGGAGGAGATGCTCGGCAAGCTGAATGACGACGCCCTGGTAGGCACCTGGGCCACCGATCCAGCAGCGGTGGCAGCAGGCAAGCAGACATTCCTCGGCAACTGCATCGCCTGCCATGGGGAGAATCTCTCCGCCCGCATCGATGCGGGCGGCGGCCAGTTCGTCCCTCTTCCCGGCCTTCCGTTGAACGACGGAGAGTGGAAATACGGAGCGAAGCCGATGGACATCTTCCGACTCATCAACAACGGCACGCCCGCGGACTCCGCCGGTCACAACGGCGCGAAAATGGCCGCGTGGGGTCAGATATTGCCGCCGATGCAGATCGCACAGCTCACGGCCTACCTCATCCACGAAAATCCGAAGGATTTTGCGAAGGGGGAGTGA
- a CDS encoding sulfite exporter TauE/SafE family protein produces MDAIHTTLGALVAGLVTSVHCVGMCGPIACGLAAMPASEAQRLASMTAYHASRLASYAVIGGVCGALGEQPLKWFFNSPAALLPWLLVGILVVFALGLEKKLPRPPALLRFSTRMRFRFGRMSPIRAGMAAGALTPLLPCGPLYLLFGAALLSGSGLRGAEFSLAFGLGTVPLLWLAQHQMRHLRARLQATTLGRVKRSLALCTAVVLAFRLQGTLPHNHPPETNQELPSCCH; encoded by the coding sequence ATGGATGCCATCCATACCACCCTCGGCGCTCTCGTGGCAGGTCTCGTGACCAGCGTGCACTGCGTGGGGATGTGCGGCCCCATCGCCTGCGGGCTTGCCGCCATGCCCGCCTCCGAGGCTCAGCGGCTGGCGTCCATGACCGCCTACCACGCCTCCCGGCTGGCATCCTATGCCGTGATCGGCGGCGTCTGTGGGGCGCTGGGAGAACAACCTCTCAAATGGTTTTTCAACTCCCCCGCCGCTTTGCTGCCGTGGTTGTTGGTGGGCATTCTCGTGGTCTTCGCCCTTGGATTGGAAAAGAAACTGCCGCGCCCTCCGGCACTCCTGAGATTCAGCACGAGGATGCGTTTCCGTTTCGGCAGGATGTCCCCGATCCGGGCCGGCATGGCCGCGGGCGCGCTGACACCGCTGCTGCCTTGCGGCCCTTTGTATCTGCTTTTCGGCGCGGCATTGCTCAGTGGTTCCGGCCTGCGTGGGGCGGAGTTTTCCCTCGCCTTCGGTCTTGGGACCGTGCCCCTGCTCTGGCTCGCCCAGCACCAGATGCGGCACCTGCGGGCACGGCTCCAGGCGACAACCCTGGGCCGGGTGAAACGTTCGCTCGCGCTTTGCACCGCGGTGGTCCTCGCCTTCCGGCTGCAAGGCACGCTGCCTCACAACCACCCACCCGAAACCAACCAGGAGCTGCCCTCCTGCTGCCACTGA
- a CDS encoding heavy metal translocating P-type ATPase metal-binding domain-containing protein: protein MTDCLHCGTSFHETAAAEKFCCHGCEFVHALINSEGLERFYGLRGNSNLPPVRSAPFVSHDFSWLEKSAHDIESTLPPGSPATGGFSLEGVSCVGCVWLVENLFLRRSGAMECAANPATGNLHLRWVAGEMDLAAFAREVASFGYTMTPRSQNAARGEARQLAVRAGLCAAFAMNAMVFTLPRYTGMPLDFAFAPIFQLIAFLSAILSMLVGGGYFIRRAWLALRTRTLHIDLPIALGIVIAFSGSIVGWAGGIEGLLYFDFVSMFIFLMLGGRYIQVSAVEKNRNRLQRRKPVPETLRSPDHAEPLALEDIVSNTRFELPSGQAVPVAATLDSLPADFSLEWINGEAAPQTFQPGRSLPAGAILLGNTPVTLTARETWEDSLLRRLTQAPRASIRVPALEKLLRFYLLAVLVIGTTGFFWWLSHGSTAQALQVMISVFVVSCPCALGVALPLADELCGSTMERLGVFIKEPLLWSRLKRVRTLIFDKTGTLTMERPVLTNPSAITQLGTEEKIALTQLTSDSLHPVSRSLLETLGSDGQRWLRDFPTPEVTDVPGAGRFYHDETGIWSLGRPGWNPETGEVPQTGSPGTVFMRNGFIIARFLFVESLRPEARAAIDSLRARRFRIVILSGDHPEKVATAAARLGIPAQDAHARLRPTEKEDLVRKIDRQDTLYLGDGANDSLAFNVAWATGTPVVDRSVLEGKADFYFMGSGLRFLPRLLALSRHRNRVVRSAFAFALVYNLTAIAFSLAGHMNPLVAAIIMPLSSAISLSIVALGLWERRYGVAEVAMGPENSYLPPWSASVPLENDQRGQRLRTNSV from the coding sequence ATGACCGACTGCCTTCACTGCGGAACCTCCTTCCATGAAACGGCTGCTGCGGAAAAATTCTGCTGCCACGGCTGCGAGTTCGTGCATGCGCTGATCAACAGCGAGGGGCTCGAGCGTTTCTATGGCCTGCGCGGCAATTCGAATCTGCCACCCGTCCGCAGCGCGCCGTTCGTTTCCCATGATTTTTCGTGGTTGGAAAAATCGGCACACGACATCGAATCCACCCTGCCACCCGGCAGTCCGGCGACAGGTGGGTTTTCCCTGGAAGGCGTCTCCTGCGTGGGGTGCGTCTGGCTGGTGGAAAACCTTTTCCTGCGCCGGAGCGGGGCGATGGAATGCGCGGCGAACCCGGCGACGGGAAATCTCCACCTCCGCTGGGTTGCCGGAGAGATGGACCTCGCGGCCTTCGCCCGTGAAGTCGCGAGCTTCGGTTACACAATGACTCCCCGTTCCCAAAACGCCGCGCGGGGGGAAGCCCGCCAGCTTGCGGTGCGTGCCGGCCTGTGCGCGGCCTTCGCCATGAACGCGATGGTTTTCACCCTGCCGCGCTACACCGGTATGCCGCTCGACTTCGCTTTCGCGCCGATCTTCCAACTCATCGCCTTCCTCTCGGCAATTCTTTCGATGCTTGTCGGCGGTGGTTATTTCATCCGGCGGGCATGGCTGGCCTTGAGGACCAGAACCCTGCACATCGACCTGCCGATCGCGCTGGGCATCGTCATCGCGTTCTCCGGTTCCATCGTCGGATGGGCTGGCGGGATCGAGGGACTGCTCTACTTCGATTTCGTCTCGATGTTCATCTTTCTCATGCTCGGCGGCCGCTATATCCAGGTCTCGGCGGTGGAAAAAAACCGCAACCGCCTGCAACGCCGCAAGCCAGTGCCGGAAACACTGCGTTCCCCGGATCACGCGGAACCTCTGGCACTGGAGGACATCGTCTCCAACACCCGCTTCGAGCTGCCGTCCGGCCAGGCGGTGCCCGTCGCGGCGACGCTCGATTCGCTTCCGGCGGATTTCTCCCTGGAGTGGATCAATGGAGAGGCGGCTCCCCAGACCTTCCAACCGGGGCGCAGCCTGCCCGCCGGGGCGATCCTCCTGGGCAACACCCCCGTCACGCTGACCGCCCGCGAGACGTGGGAGGATTCCCTGCTGCGCCGTCTCACCCAGGCACCTCGTGCGTCGATCCGGGTGCCCGCGCTGGAAAAGTTGCTTCGTTTTTATCTCCTTGCCGTGTTGGTGATCGGCACAACGGGATTTTTCTGGTGGCTCAGCCATGGTTCGACGGCGCAGGCGCTCCAGGTGATGATCTCCGTCTTCGTCGTCTCCTGCCCGTGCGCCCTCGGAGTGGCACTTCCCCTCGCCGACGAACTCTGCGGCAGCACGATGGAACGTCTCGGGGTCTTCATCAAGGAACCGCTGTTGTGGTCCCGCCTGAAACGCGTCCGCACCTTGATCTTCGACAAGACCGGCACGCTCACCATGGAACGCCCGGTCCTCACCAACCCATCCGCGATCACCCAGTTGGGAACCGAGGAAAAAATCGCCCTCACACAGCTCACCAGCGACTCGCTCCATCCGGTATCCCGTTCGCTTTTGGAAACGCTGGGCAGCGATGGACAACGCTGGTTGAGGGATTTCCCCACACCGGAAGTCACGGATGTCCCCGGCGCGGGACGGTTCTACCATGACGAAACCGGCATCTGGTCGCTTGGCAGGCCAGGCTGGAATCCCGAGACCGGAGAAGTTCCCCAGACCGGCTCTCCGGGAACGGTGTTCATGAGGAACGGTTTCATCATCGCCCGCTTTCTTTTTGTGGAATCCCTGAGGCCCGAGGCGAGGGCCGCCATCGACAGCCTGCGCGCGCGGCGATTCCGCATTGTCATTCTCTCGGGAGATCATCCTGAGAAGGTGGCCACCGCCGCTGCCCGTCTCGGTATTCCGGCGCAGGATGCCCACGCCCGGCTCCGCCCCACCGAGAAAGAAGACCTGGTGCGGAAAATCGACCGTCAGGACACGCTTTACCTGGGCGATGGTGCGAACGATTCGCTCGCTTTCAACGTCGCCTGGGCCACCGGCACCCCTGTGGTGGACCGCAGCGTGCTGGAGGGAAAGGCGGATTTTTACTTCATGGGCAGCGGGCTGAGGTTCCTTCCCCGCCTCCTCGCGCTGTCGAGGCACCGGAACCGCGTGGTCCGCAGCGCCTTCGCCTTCGCCCTGGTTTACAATCTCACCGCCATCGCATTCTCGCTCGCCGGGCACATGAATCCGCTTGTCGCCGCCATCATCATGCCCCTCAGTTCGGCGATTTCCCTCTCGATCGTGGCCCTCGGCCTCTGGGAGCGCCGATACGGCGTCGCGGAGGTTGCAATGGGCCCGGAGAACTCCTATCTTCCCCCATGGAGCGCTTCCGTTCCATTGGAAAATGATCAACGCGGACAAAGACTTCGAACAAACTCTGTTTGA